A segment of the Desulfofundulus kuznetsovii DSM 6115 genome:
ACAGCAGCTGAAGACGGTACAGTCGGACGAATACATAGAACAGGTGGCCAGGGAACGCCTGGGCCTGGTGAAGCCGGGAGAGGCACGTATCGTACCGGTGAAGCCGGGGAATTAACCGCATTTTCCTGTTTTAAAATCTTTCTTGACACTTACACTTTTCCGGGCATATAATTAACCAAGGTTTTTAACAATAAGGGAGGCAAAACCGCAGGTTATGCCGGTAGAAGTGGGAAGCGTTTTAGAAGGCGTGGTGACCGGTATTGCTAACTTCGGGGCCTTTGTTAAGCTTCCCGGTGGTGAAACCGGTCTGGTGCACATTTCCGAAGTGGCCGATGAGTATGTAAAAGATATTAACCAGTTTTTAAAGATTAATGACCGGGTACCGGTAAAGGTGATTTCCGTGGATTCCCGCGGGAAAATCGGGCTTTCCATCAGGCAGGCCAGGGATTCCGGGGAAAGGTCATCCCGGCGCAGGCGGTTTGAGCCTTCCTTTGAGGAAAAGCTGAGCCGTTTCCTTAAAGAAAGCGAAGAGTTGCAGCAGTCCCTGCGCAGGAGCCTTGATGCCAAGCGGGGCGGCCGGGGCTCCGGGCGGCGGTTTCTTTAGCATTGGTAAATAACCCGGCGCAAAGCTGGTTATAACAGCATTCCGAAAAAGGGAATGCTTTTTTAGTTTTGGTCAGGGAAAGGGGTTTGATTATGCGCGTGGCGGTCATTGATATCGGCACCAATTCCACCCGTTTGCTGGTCGCCGATGTCCGCCGGGAGAAAGTGGAACGGGTGGTTCATTTCGACCTGGTGACCACCAGGCTGGGGGAAGGAATTGGCTCCGGGTATTTGCACAAGGACGCCATTGCCCGCACCTGTGAGACCTTAAAGCATTACCTGGAACGCATACACCCCCTGCAGGTGGAGCGTGTGGTGGCGGCGGCTACCAGTGCCGTGCGGGATGCCCGCAACCGGGAAGAGTTCCTGGAGGCGGCCCGCAGGGTTGGTTTGGAGGTAGCAGTTCTTTCCGGGGAAGAGGAAGCCTACCTCAGTTACCTGGGGGTTCAGGCCGGGCTTGCGGTGGATGGGGCGGGGCTGGTGGTTATGGATGTTGGTGGCGGGAGCACCGAATTTATCTGGCAGCGGGAGGGGTCCCTTTTTTGCCGCAGCGTCAATGTGGGAGCGGTGCGCATGACCGAAGGAGGGCATGACGATGCCGCCATCAGCCGTCTCCTCTCGCCCACGCTGAACCAGGTCCGGCTCAGCTCCCCCCGGCGCCTGGTGGGGGTGGGCGGAACGGTTACCACATGTGCGGCCATGGTACAAAAACTGGCGGTTTATGACCCGGCCCGGGTACACGGTTTCGTGCTTTCCCGGGCGGATGTGGAAAATATACTGGCCATTCTTTCCCGGTGCACCCTGGAAGAGCGACGCCGCCTGCCCGGGCTGCAACCGGAAAGGGCCGATATTATCACCGCGGGAGTGCGCATCGTGCGATTGGTGATGCGGGAACTGGATATGCCTTCCCTGCAGGTGAGCGAAACGGACATAATGCACGGTCTGGCCATTCAGGCTGCGTCCGGTGTCGAAAGAAAAAACGTTGTAATTTACCAATGATGACAAAAATTGCCCACCCCCTGTACTATAATTTTCAATTGAGGGACTAATAAGGGGTGGCATTTGTGTCTGACGAAATCAACGTCTATCCCTACCAGCGGACAGGACAGGGTAAAGAAAGAAAACGTTTGCCGAAAAAACGAAAACGCTGGCAGTTTTTGTGCAGGCCGGCGGGGGCAACGTTCCTGACCCGCGAGGGACTTCTTTTGTTTATTGCCGGCTTTTTTTTAGGGCGGGCCGTCTTGCTGGGTGAAATTGTTCCCTGTGCTGCTGCCTTTGTGGCCGCCGCAACCCGTACCTTTCCAGGGTCCGGACTGGCCGCCCTTTTGGGTGCCGGTGCCGGCCTGGCTACTGTAAGCTCCGGCCTGTCCCTGGCCGGGGCACTGGGTACCGTGGTGTTTACCTGGCTGTTGGTACAGGCCATGCCCGGTGGCGTTAAAAGGCCGCAGCTGGTGGTGGCGGCAGCCGTCTTTTCCCTGACTGTAGTCGTCAAAGCGGGTATGCTGGCCTTTACCGGGCCCTCTCCGTACCAGTACATTACCATCTTTTTTGAAGGCGGGTTTGCCGCCCTTTTAACCCTGGTTTTTCTTGCGGGCCTTCCTCCCCTGGACAAGCTTACCGGCCTGGCCTCTTTGACGGGGGAAGAATTGTTTTCCATGCTGGTGCTGCTGGCGGCGGTGGTGGCCGGCACGGGCGACTTGCAGGTGGCCATGTTTACCTTAAAGGGGCTCCTGAGCCGGTTGATTATTTTGCTGGCGGCTCTTTTAGGAGGCGTGGGGCTGGGCGCCGCCGTGGGAGCGGTGGTGGGCGTTATTCCGGGGCTGGTTTATACTGCAGTTCCGGCTATGATTGGCGGCTACTCCTTTGCAGGACTGCTGGCCGGATTGTGCCGGGGTTTTGGTAAGCCCGGGGTTGCTTTGGGTTTTCTTCTGAGCAATATCATTTTATCCGTTTACCTGGCTGATTTCGGGGATCTGACGGCGGTGATGGGGGAAACTGCCCTGGCCGTGTTGCTTTTCCTGCTCATCCCGGGGCGCTACATCGGCTCTTTGAGTAAATCCCTGTTCCCCGTTGTTTTGAGGGTGCAGGGTGCAACACCCGCCGCGGACCGGGTGCGGGCGGTGGTTGCCGGCCGCATGCGCAACTGGTCCCTGGTTTTCGACGAGCTTTCCCGCAGTTTTAATCAAAGTTGCGCCACGTCGCCCCAAGAGCAGGAAGAACCGTCCCTGCAGTCTTTGTTTAACCAGATTGCTGACAAGGTGTGCCAGGGATGCGGTCTTTACCGCACCTGCTGGGAATGGGAATTTTTTCGCACCTACCAGAGCCTGCTGGATCTTTTTACCCTGGTGGAAATATACGGGCAGGTCACCGGGGCTGACCTGCCGGATACGCTCCAAAGGCGCTGTTCGCGGCCAAAGGAACTGGCCATTACCGTCACCTGCCTTTATGAAACCTATAAGCTTAACCGCTACTGGCTGAAAAGACTGGCCGAGAGCAGGGAGATTGTTTCCGAACAATTGAAGGGTGTGGCCCAGATTATTGAGAATCTTTCGTCGGAACTGGAATTTGAGGTTCGGGCCCTTACGGGCGACGAGCAGCTGCTGAAACAAAAGCTCAAACAGGCGGGATTCCCGGTGGCCGAAGTGCATGTCCAGCGCCAGGGGGATGGCAAAACGGAGGTCATGATCACCCGCAGCGCCTGCG
Coding sequences within it:
- a CDS encoding S1 RNA-binding domain-containing protein, with the protein product MPVEVGSVLEGVVTGIANFGAFVKLPGGETGLVHISEVADEYVKDINQFLKINDRVPVKVISVDSRGKIGLSIRQARDSGERSSRRRRFEPSFEEKLSRFLKESEELQQSLRRSLDAKRGGRGSGRRFL
- a CDS encoding Ppx/GppA phosphatase family protein, with protein sequence MRVAVIDIGTNSTRLLVADVRREKVERVVHFDLVTTRLGEGIGSGYLHKDAIARTCETLKHYLERIHPLQVERVVAAATSAVRDARNREEFLEAARRVGLEVAVLSGEEEAYLSYLGVQAGLAVDGAGLVVMDVGGGSTEFIWQREGSLFCRSVNVGAVRMTEGGHDDAAISRLLSPTLNQVRLSSPRRLVGVGGTVTTCAAMVQKLAVYDPARVHGFVLSRADVENILAILSRCTLEERRRLPGLQPERADIITAGVRIVRLVMRELDMPSLQVSETDIMHGLAIQAASGVERKNVVIYQ
- the spoIIE gene encoding stage II sporulation protein E — translated: MSDEINVYPYQRTGQGKERKRLPKKRKRWQFLCRPAGATFLTREGLLLFIAGFFLGRAVLLGEIVPCAAAFVAAATRTFPGSGLAALLGAGAGLATVSSGLSLAGALGTVVFTWLLVQAMPGGVKRPQLVVAAAVFSLTVVVKAGMLAFTGPSPYQYITIFFEGGFAALLTLVFLAGLPPLDKLTGLASLTGEELFSMLVLLAAVVAGTGDLQVAMFTLKGLLSRLIILLAALLGGVGLGAAVGAVVGVIPGLVYTAVPAMIGGYSFAGLLAGLCRGFGKPGVALGFLLSNIILSVYLADFGDLTAVMGETALAVLLFLLIPGRYIGSLSKSLFPVVLRVQGATPAADRVRAVVAGRMRNWSLVFDELSRSFNQSCATSPQEQEEPSLQSLFNQIADKVCQGCGLYRTCWEWEFFRTYQSLLDLFTLVEIYGQVTGADLPDTLQRRCSRPKELAITVTCLYETYKLNRYWLKRLAESREIVSEQLKGVAQIIENLSSELEFEVRALTGDEQLLKQKLKQAGFPVAEVHVQRQGDGKTEVMITRSACGRQHECRDLAALVSRLMGESFALPFSQCPVFKPDPWCTFRLYSGLKFALNLGVAGIGKNGSSVSGDSYAFLPLREGKFALVLSDGMGSGAEAALESSTAVSLLGRLLETGLDRNLAVKTVNSIMILRSPGETFATLDMAMLDLYEGQADFVKIGAPPTFLIRNRRVSMIRASSLPVGIIRDIDVASVARTLLERDVLVMVSDGIIDSYRGSGDKEDWILGVLQEISDFSPQEMAELLLKLAQTGAGGEKQNADDMTVLVARVEKATPS